One Cicer arietinum cultivar CDC Frontier isolate Library 1 chromosome 8, Cicar.CDCFrontier_v2.0, whole genome shotgun sequence DNA segment encodes these proteins:
- the LOC101502810 gene encoding uncharacterized protein, translated as MAKKVAERAVTAMRGLLKENAADGEDGVSEPPSGPGPGEGVSGSGGGVEVEGAGALDGVDAGVGDGGEVAGEEAGAGEVGEGVGGAVGGGVAGG; from the coding sequence ATGGCGAAGAAAGTAGCAGAGAGAGCAGTAACAGCAATGAGGGGTTTACTGAAGGAAAATGCTGCAGACGGTGAAGATGGAGTTTCAGAGCCACCGTCGGGTCCGGGTCCCGGAGAGGGAGTATCAGGTTCAGGAGGAGGGGTAGAAGTGGAAGGAGCAGGTGCTTTGGATGGAGTAGATGCTGGTGTTGGTGATGGAGGAGAGGTTGCCGGAGAAGAAGCTGGTGCAGGAGAGGTTGGAGAGGGAGTAGGAGGTGCTGTAGGTGGTGGTGTTGCTGGTGGTTGA